Genomic DNA from Marinobacter sp. MDS2:
GCCGCCACCAGCAACGGATAAAGGGCCGGGGTCAGGTGAATCCGGTTTACCAAAGCGACGATGAGATACCCGCCCAGCAAGCCTGCCGGCGCGCCGATGCCGAATTGTTGCAGCAGCATCAGCAGCCCGGAAGCAAGGGCGCCGTCTTGATGTTCGCTGATCAGGGTGACCAGCATCAGGGTCAGGAAAATCGCCATCGGGTCGTTGCTGCCGGATTCGATCTCCAGAGTTGCACTGACCCGCTCGTTCAGGTGAAGGCCACGGCCTTGCAACAACGAAAAGACCGCGGCGGCGTCGGTTGAGGAGATGATCGCGCCAATCAGTAACGCCATCAACCAATGCAGGTCGAACACCCACCAGGCAACCACGGCTGCGCCCACTGCGGTCATGGCGACGCCCACCGTGGCCAGCAACAGCGCGGGTTTCAGTCCGACCCGGAAGGTTTCGGCCCGGGTGCGCATGCCGCCATCGAGCAGTATGACCGCCAGAGCCAGGCTGGCGATAATCACCGCAAGCTCCACATCGTCGAACTCAATACCGCCGGGGCCGTCCTCGCCCATCAGCATGCCGACACCCAGGAATACCAGCAGAACCGGCATGCCGACCCGGCTGGAAAGAGGGCTGAGAACGATGCTGAAAACCAGCATCAGGGCGCCGATGAGCGTGAACGTGGGATCCATGAGACTCCAGATCAGAAGATGTGCTCGAGCCTAGGCCCAAACAACGGATTGCTTAGACTCACATTATGCAGGCGGACTCAGCGCAATGGTAGCGCCCCCTCTGCACTCAGTGGAGCTTCAGCCTCGGGTGCATAGCGCGGCTGATTTTATCCATCAGCCAGATTACGCCGGTGCGCAGAAATCCGTGCAAAGCGACTTGATGCATCCGGTACAGGGAGACGTAGAACAGCCGTGCCACTTTGCCCTCGATGTACATGCTGCGACCAGACAGATTGCCCATCAGGTTGCCTACGGTGGTGTAGTGGCTGAAATTGATTAGTGAGCCATGATCTTTATAGACAAAAGGTACCGGGGCTTTGCCTTCCAGGCGGTTACATAAGGTTTTTGCGAGCGTATCGGCTTGTTGGTGAGCCGCCTGGGCTCTCGGGGGCACCGGCCGCTCAGAGTCGGGCTGGGGGCAGGCGGCACAGTCGCCGAACGCATAGATGTGGTCATCGTTGGTGGTTCTCAGGGTTTGCTCCACCACCAGCTGGTTGCCCCGGTTGGTTTCCAGGCCTCCCAGCTCGGCAAGAAACGCCGGGGCTTTGATGCCGGCAGCCCAGATGGTCATGTCGGACGGGATTTCCGAGCCGTCTTTCATCACCAGACTGTCGCTTCGTACTTCACTCACCGGTTGGCCGGTTAAAACCGTCACTTCCTGGCGCTCCAGCTCCTGCGTGGCCGCAGCGGACAAGCGGCCGGGCAAGGCTGGCAAAATCCGGTCGGCGGCTTCAATGACGCTAACCGAGACATCCGAGGCCTTGAGGTGGTTCATGCCGTACACCGGTAGCTCGCGGGATGCCAAGCGCAGTTCGGCGGCCAGCTCCACTCCGGTGGCACCGGCACCGATTATGCTAATGTTCAGGGCGTGAGGATTGCCCTGCAGCGCTTCGTGGTTCTTGCGAAGAAACGCATTCAATAGCAGGTTGTGGAAGCGTTGAGCCTGATGGAGACTGTCCAGGAACAAGCAGTGGTCTTGCGCGCCGGGTGTGCCGAAATCATTGGCGGTGCTGCCGACTGCGATCACCAGTGTGTCGTACTTGAGGCGCCGTTCAGGCACCACTTCGTTGCCTTCACCATCGTGAAAGGCAGCAATAACGATTTCTTTGTTGATGCGGTCAAGGCCGTTCATCCGGCCGAGTTGGAATTCGTAGTGGTGTTTGCGAGCGTGTGCCCGGTAATTGACTTCGTTAGTGCTGGCGTCCAGCGAACCAGAGGCGACTTCGTGCAGCAGGGGTTTCCAGACGTGTGTCAGGCCGTCATCAACCAGAGAAATGCGCGCTTTTTGCTTTTTACCGAGTTTGTTGCCCAGGCTGGTGACAAGTTCCAGACCCCCGGCGCCGCCGCCAACGACGACAATATGGTGCAGACTTTCCATAACAGTGAAACCTTAGAGAAGTGAAAGCCAAACACTCTTGGGCAGATCAAAAACGCTTGGCTATCGCCTCTGGTCCCGACCGGGCGGGCGTGTGTGCGGGCATCAATAGTAGCCGCAAAGTCACACCAAGGCAATTGGCTGTCCGTTCGCATTACATCTAAAGTATATATTTATCAGTGAGTTGTATTTGCCGGATTTAGTGACGATGTTTGTTAACCTGAGACGGCACACTGGGTACACAGGGAACAGCTGTGAACCCGTCCAGCTTGGGTATAAGCTAATCTAAGACAATGAAAGGAACGACTGACAGGAGATAAGACCGTGAAATTAGAGGTTGGTGGTGTTGAAGAAGGGCGCCCGGTACCAGAGAAGTTCGCGTTTGGTGTGTTCAATCCCGATAACCACATGAGTTTCGGGCCCAACCGCAATCCGGAAATGAGTTGGGAAGACGTGCCTGAAGGTACCCGAAGTTTTGTGGTGATGATGTTTGATCCCGACGTGCCCAGCGTTGCCGATGACGTGAATCAGGAAGGCAAGACCATACCCGCAGATCTGCCTCGCGTGGATTTCTTTCATTGGTTGCTGGTGGATGTACCGGCGACGACTCGTCGGATTCCGGAAGGAGAAGACAGCGACGGCGTCAGTCCGAAAGGTAAGCCGTTTGGTCCCGGCCCGGTCGGCGTGCGGGGTATCAACAACTATACCCAGTTTTTGGCAGGCAACCCTGACATGGCTGGCACCTACGCCGGATACGATGGCCCCTGCCCGCCCTGGAACGATGAAATCCTCCACCATTACCACTTTGAAGTGCATGCGCTCGATGTTGAAAGCCTGAATCTGTCCGGCGAATTTGACGGCACCGCGGTGCGTGAAGCCATGGCCGGTCATGTTTTGGCCAGCGCCCGGGTAACCGGCACCTACACCCTCAACCCCGAGCTGCGTTAAGCTCCGCCGCACCCTCTGTCGGGCGGAATGTCGGCAGAGGGTGTAACAATCTGGCCGGGTGCGCGTCTGATATCTGTGGCTACTATCCGGAGATGCTTTATGCCCGCAAAGAGTCCGTGTTCATCGTGGTTTGTCGCATTGCTGCTGTTCGCGGTGATGCCGGTGCAGGCCGCTGTGTCTGAAACCGTGTATGCCCCCTTCCAGGCCTTGCTCAACCAATACCTTATCGAACAAACGTTGCCCGGCAACGGCCTGGTGTCGGCTTTCGATTATTCCAGTGCGGCGGGGGATGCTCGCACTGATGATTTGCTGCGCAAACAGCGGCAGGCGTTGGCCGGCTTTGATCCGGCCCAGCTCAAAGACCGAGAGGAGTCCGTTGCCTTTTGGATCAACGCCTATAACTTTTTCATGATCGATAAACTCTTGTCTGACCGGCCTGCTGGTCAATTGGTGTCGTCGGTGTGGGATTACGGAGGGCGAATTAATCCTTTTGTCGATTCGGTGTTCGAGCGCGAAATGTTTAACGTGGGTGGCCGAAGCTTGAGTCTGGATGGTATCGAGAAAGGGATTTTGCTCAGTGATGATTACAAAGCCAAAGGCTGGAAGGACGCCCGGGTTCACTTCGCGGTGAATTGCGCATCCACCGGTTGCCCGCCGCTGCGCAAACAGGTTTACACGGCGCCCAACCTGGACTCTCTGTTGGCCGACAATACCCGCAGAGCGTTGAATACCCCGCGCCATCTGACGGTGAACTCCGGTGAGCTGTTCGTAACCGAGTTGTTCAACTGGTACGAAGACGATTTTGTGGAAGCGGAGGGCTCTATTCGAGCTTTTATTCTCAAATGGGCAGCACCTGCGCGAGCGCAAACAATCAGAGACGCTCGCGGCCTCAGGTTCAGCGACTATGAATGGCTACTCAACCGGCCGAAAAATTTTCCCGAACTACAATAAACCCGGCTCTGATTCGTCTTCGTCCCAGTCCAGAGTCCGGTAATCAAAGTCGGCCATCTCGATCGAGGGTTTGACGATGCGAAAGTACGGCGAGGCATCAAAGTCTCTCGGTGTGAACAGTGAGTGATGCTTGATCCGATAGCGTTCCCGGATGCAGGTGATGCAATCGGGGTCATCGGCGGGCAGTAATTCCACGATGGGCAGGATCGGGTATTTCAGGCGTTGGAACGCTTCCGCCAGAAATGTCGAGCAGATCGCCCGTGTCGGGTCGCCGCTGCCAAACGCCAGTAGTTTGTGCCGGTGGCGGCTGGGTACCGGAGGCGTAGGAAGCAGGTAACGGGCCAGATCGAACACGTTTCTCATGTCGTACTGATGGCCTATGCGGCTTCGGGCGTAGTCTGTCAGAGTGTGAATGTCGCTGTCAGAGAGCCCCACCGGGCGGCAAATGCGGGTGTGAGCGTGACGGTAGAACGACAGTGGCAACGGTCGGATGCCTTGTTCCAGATCGGCCTCGATCAGCGTGTTGGCCTGCCCGTCCTCAGAAGTGCCGAGCCCGGCATGGGGCCCGAGATACAGCGCCGCGTGGGACCAAGTGGATTGTGTCAGGTACTTGATGGCGACACTGATCCGGGTGTTGCCTTCCACCAACAACACGTCACCGGGCTGCAAAGTGCTTTTCAGGGCTTCCCAGGTTGAGGTCCGCACCGAGTGCTGAGAAACCGCTTTGGATAAATACGCTGCCAGGCGCCGCGTTAACCACGTCAGTAGCATAGAACCTCCCGATCACCGTACTTTGTTTATTAGTAGCACAGACATCGATGTAAAGCCTGTGTCACGGCCTTCAGCTCCATAGCGAGGTTAATCAAAACGTTTGTAACAACCGGGTGGTGTGGGTGTCTAAGCGTTGACCGCTTCTGTGAGCGGTGGCGGACTTTGAGGGTCCGCAAGATAACTCCTGAACGGAGATAAACGTCATGACAACAACACACGTTCCAACACACGCCATTCGCCACACCAGCCTGAATCGACGCACTGCCTGGTGGTCTGCAGCTTTAATGACGGCCATGCTGAGCTCCGGTGGCGGGCTCGCATTTGCGGCTTGCGGTCCTTGCTCCCCATGCAAAGGCAAATGCAAGGCAGGGCAGCATTGCAAGGCAGGCTGCAAAGCGGGGTGTAAACCCTGTGAAGCAAAGAACCCCTGCGCGGGTAAAAACCCGTGCGCCATGAAGCATCCTTGCGGCACGAAAAAGGGCATGAACGATCCCTGTGCCGGCAAAAACCCCTGCGCGATGAAAAACCCTTGTTCGATGAAGAAGAACTGCGCACCGAAAGGCTGCAACCCGTGCGCAGCCGCCGGAAAGTGCGGTGCCAAGCCGAACCCCTGTGCGGCCAAAAAGGTGACCCGGCCGGAAAACTATCAAGCCTACGAGGGTAATCCCAGTACCTTGGTGGCCTTGGGTGAGAAGTTGTTCAAGGATGCCTCGCTCAGCAGCAATGGACTGGCCTGCGCCAGCTGTCACAATGATGGTGCCGGCTACAACGCCACCTTCAGCGACGAATACCCGCATCCGGTTGCCATGGCGAAAAACATCTTCGGCATGGATCGGGTGCATTTGGACGAAATGGTACAGATCTGCATGGTGCAGCCAATGGCCGCAGAACCTTTGCCCTGGGATAGCCAGGAGCTGGCAGCGCTGACGGCTTATATGAGCAAGGTCCAGGCCGATCGGGCTAAATAGTTCACGAGGAAACGAGCGCTGTTGTCACTTGACTAAGGATGGGGGCAGCGCCTCGAGGAGGCAGCGGATGACCGAAGGTATCCGGATTCCTGAGCTGAGAACCCTGAGCGGCGGCCAGTTGCGCTCGAGTCTTGCTGCAGTCGATGAAATTCGCGAATGCTACCGCGTACTGAAAAAAGGCGGTTTGAACATTGTGGGTGAGGTGCTCCGCGATCAAGGCCCGTTCTATGAAATGGATCACTACCCGAAAGACGATGTATATGACCGAGAAACGGCCTCCCAGTACTACTACCATGCCCATCGGGAAGAGCATTCAGAGCATGGTCATTTCCACCTGTTTCTGCGTAACGGGGCACTACCGGACAGTGTGGAGCCTGTGTGCGGGCCTACGGGGGAGAACCGGGTAGCGCACCTGGTCGCTATTTCGATGGATGCCTGGGGTTACCCGACCGATGTGTTCGCGGTAAACCGCTGGGTTACCGATGAAAGCTGGCTGCCGGCAGAAGCGGTGATCGCCGCTCTGGATCAGTTCGCTATGGATCACGCTCACCCCAGCTGGCCAGTAAACCGGTGGCTCACAGCGATGGTGCGCTGTTTCAGACCGCAGATCGCGGCCTTGCTGAATCATCGTGATGCACTGGTTGCGGATAGGCCGGGGCAGTCACTGGAGCAGGTGCTGGAGGATCGTACTTTGGAAATTACGGGCAGTATCGCCATCGATGTCGAGAGTTGGGCCGCCCGACTGAAAGAAGAGCAATCAAGAAGGTCGGGAAACGATCAGCCTTTTTTGCGAGCTTTAAGTGCTTTAGCGACTCGTTGATCGATTTTGCGCATCAGGGCCTCATCCGGTACGGATGAAGAGTGGGCTTGCATGAGATCTGTGCTGACACGCAGGTTGCCGATAAAGGATCGGCAATGCCGACACATCATCAGGTGCATTTTTATGGCCAGGTTCTGCGGCGTGGCCAGCTCACCATCAATGTAATCGCTGGCGATTTCCGCCAGATCTTTGCACATCAGCATTCGCCGGACTCCTGAAAGGTTTCCACCATCAGAAAGATTTTCTGTCTTGCTCGGTGTAACAGTACTCGCAGGTTAGATGCACTGACGTCCAGAATGTTACAGACATCCTCAGACTTATGCTGGTGGGCTTCGTACAGCATCAAGGCCGAACGCTGGGTTTCCGGCAAGGCCGACAGGTGCTTGTCGAGGCAATCGCTCAGCGCACCGTTTTCCAGCAAGGTATCCGCGGATTCATCAAAACGCAGGCGAGGCGGTTGTTCCCATCGGCGTGAAGCATTGAATCGGTCGGCCAGTTCCGGGTCCAGCGCCTCCGTGAAGTCCGTGGTCACTTCCCGCTTGTTGGAGCGGAGCTTGTTTTTGCAGCGATTAGCCACGATTCGGTGCAGCCAGGTTTTTAAGCCGGACCGCCCTTCAAATTTGTGGATAGCGTCGATCACCGTGACCCAGCAGTCCTGAACAACTTCTTCTGCGCTTGAGGGGTCCAGATAGAAACGGGCAACGGCGAGCATGCCTGAAGAATAGTCGCGCACAGCTTTCTCATAGGCGGTGCAGTCGCCTTGTTGGAGGGCTTCAATTAAGGCGTGTTCGGAGTCTTTGTGCACCGCTGTGTCCATGAGATTGCGTCCCGGGGGATGTTCGGCCAGTTTACGGGTCTACTTAATAGTGTTTCGGAACGCAAAAAAGTTCCTGTAATGTGGAACGGCCGAAAAAAGAATAGGGTAGAAAGGGTGTAACATCCAGCGGTTGCGCGTGTCAGGTTGGGTAAAGCGCCATCCCCATACACCGTAAACAGGCATACTTATGAATCGACGTAAGCTTTTCCTCCTTTTGGTCATCGCCGCCATTGTGATGATTTTTATCAGCTTTGACCTGCACCGCTTGCTGACCCTGGAAAACCTGCAACAACACCGGGAGGCGATAGCCGGCTGGATTGACCAAAACCTGGTTGTGGCGGTCGTGGGCTATGCCGGTGTTTATGTGTTGGTGACGGCTTTGTCCTTACCCGGGGCGGCAATCATGACCCTCGCCGGCGGTGCGTTTTTTGGCAACCTCTACGGGTTGGCGGCCGTGTCGGTTGCATCAACGGTGGGTGCATCACTGGCGTTTTTGATCGCTCGCTTCCTGCTCCGGGATACTTTGCGCGGTCGCTATCGGCAGACTGTCGAGAAAATCGATCGAGGCATCGAAAAAGACGGAGCCTTTTATCTGGCCACTTTGCGTCTGGTGCCGGTGTTCCCGTTCTTTTTGATCAATCTGGCGATGGGTTTAACCGCCATGAAGCTGCGAACCTATGCGTGGGTGAGCTGGCTGGCGATGCTGCCGGGTACCTTTGTGTATGTGAATGCGGGAACCCAGGTCGGGCAGATCCAATCCACCAGCGATATCCTATCCGGCGAGCTGTTGCTGTCGTTTGCCCTGCTCGCCCTCTTCCCTTTGTTAGCCAAGTGCCTGGTAGCGTTCCTGCGCAGCCGTAAGGTCTATGCCGGGTGGCAAAAACCGGCACATTTCGACTACAACCTGCTGGTGATTGGCGGCGGCGCCGGAGGGCTGGTTTCGGCCTACATCGGTGCGGCGGTCAAGGCCAAAGTCGCGCTGATCGAAAAGCACAAGATGGGGGGCGATTGCCTGAATACCGGCTGCGTTCCCTCCAAAGCGTTGATTCGCAGCGCCAAAGCGGCCGATACGCTGCGCCATGCTGACCGTTATGGCTTGGAATCGGTGCCGGTACAGGCATCGTTTAAACGCATCATGAGCCGGGTTAAAAACATCATTGCGCAAGTTGAACCGCACGATTCGCCAGAGCGCTACCAGCAGCTCGGCGTGGACTGCATTGCCGGCGAAGCGAGTTTCGTGTCGCCGTGGGAGCTGGAAGTACGCCACAACGATGGTCGTACCGAGCGCCTGACCGCCCGCAGCATTATCGTCGCCACTGGCGGTAAACCTGCCTTGCCGCCAATCCCAGGGCTGGATGCCATGGCCCCGCTGACCTCGGACAACCTTTGGGACTTGCAGGAACAACCGCAACGATTGTTGGTGCTGGGCGGTGGCCCGATCGGTTCGGAGCTGGCCCATGCCTTTGCCCGGCTGGGCAGCCAAGTTGTGCAAGTCGAGCGCGGGGATCGTTTGCTGGCGCGAGAAGACGGCGATGTCTCTGCGGTGGTCAAGGCCCAGTTTGAAGCCGACGGCATCGATGTGCGCCTGCAACACGCGGCCGCCGAGTTTTGCGTCGAAGACGGAGAAAAGGTCGCCTACTGTGATCACAATGGCGAACGGGTGCGTATACCGTTCGATCAAGTGTTGGTGGCGCTGGGCCGCGCAGCCAACACGAGCGGCCTGAATCTGGAACGGATCGGAGTGGAAACCCTGCCCAATGGCACGGTACCGGTAGACGACGACATGAGCGTGCGCTTCCCCAATATCTATGCCTGCGGTGATGTGGCCGGCCCCTACCAGTTTACTCATGCCGCCGCCCACCAAGCGTGGTATGCCGCGGTGAACGGATTGTTCGGCCAGTTCAAGCGCTTCCGGGTGGATTATCGGGTGATGCCGTGGGTCACTTTTACTTCGCCGGAAGTGGCAAGAGTGGGGCTGAGCGAAGCCGAGGCCAAGGCCCAAGGTATCGATTATGAGGTCACTCGCTATGGCTTGGACGATCTGGACCGGGCTATTGCTGAAAGTGAAGCCCAAGGCTTTATCAAAGTGCTGACGGTGCCCGGAAAAGACAAGATTCTGGGGACGGTCGTGGTTGGCTCCCACGGCGCAGAGATTCTGGCGGAGTTCACGCTTGCCATGAAACACGGGTTGGGGCTGAACAAAATTCTGGGCACCATTCACCCCTACCCGACCTGGAACGAATCCGCCAAATACGCAGCCGGTGAGTGGAAGCGGGCCCATGCGCCAGACAGGGTTTTGGCGATGTTGTCTAGACTGCATGCATGGCGTTTGGGAAAACGTTGATGGTGCGTGTAACAAATCACGGCCGGCTGGGTCTGTGTTCAAGATAATTTATAAAAACGAGGAGCAACCATGCCCCTGACGGAACCTCAGGCACCTAAAGGTGAACGCATTCCTGCGGTGGAGGTGCTGGCGCCCAGAGCCAGAGACAGCTGGACCCATACCCGCAACGGCGACCCCCGCGGCTACATCGATGCCGACCGGCTGAAGGAGCTGTGGATTCATACCGGCACCGCGTGCAACCTGGCTTGCCCGTTCTGTCTGGAAGGTTCCCACCCGGGTGACGGGCGTATTCCGGGCATGAAGCTCAGTGATGTAAAACCGTTCATTCACGAGGCCATCGAGATGGGTGTGGAGCAGTTTTCGTTCACCGGCGGTGAGCCCTTCGTGATTCGGGACTTCGTCAACACCCTGAACTACGCCAGCCAGCATCGCCCCTGCTTCGTCCTGACCAACGCCACGGAGCCGCTGTTGAAGCGCAGGCATCAAGTGCTGCCTTTGCTAGATAACCCCTATCCGATTCATTTCCGCGTCAGTCTGGATTTCCCCGACCGCGCTCGGCACGACAAAGACCGCGGCGACGGCAGTTTCGAGCTGGCGTTGGAAGGCATTCGCTGGCTCATCGAGCAGGGTTTTAAAGTGTCCGTTGCTCGCCAGACCGATCCGGGCGAAGTGTCGGCAGAGGTGGAGTCGGCGTTCCGTGCCATCTTCCGAGAGCACGATATTCCGGAAGATCTCGCGTTTACCGCTTTTCCCGATTTAGGTGCCCCGGGCTCGGAAGACGGCAGCCCGGAAATCACCGAAGGTTGCATGGAGAAGTACCCGACGCAGGAATCCCGCGCCCACTTCATGTGCACCTACACTCGGATGCTAGTGAAAAAAGGCGATCAGGTGCGGGTGTATGCCTGCACTTTGGTGGATGACGATCCGCAATACGATCTGGGTGGCACGCTGGCAGAGAGCATGGACGAGCGCATCATGTTGCGGCACCACCGGTGTTTTTCCTGTTATCGGTTTGGGGCTAGTTGTTCGGCGCCTGTTTGAGTTTAGTTTGGGAGTGGTCGGCCTTTCGGGCTGGGGTGGCCCTCCAAAACGAAAATCGTGGATTTTCTAATAGTTTTTGAGGGCCACCCCAGCCCGAAAGGCCTATTGGACTTCCATATAGGTTCCTTGCAGACCGTGCCGAAGTACGGGGCATCAGTCGGGGGTAGGAGGTCAAAACCATCAGAAAATCCACGATTTTCGTTTTGCCCTCCTACCCCCGACTGATGCCCTTCTCCAAAACCAACAAGCCAAAAAGGGCGAACCAAACAATGAACGCGACTGAAGGCACCCTGTTCTGGGGATTTCTCGTGGTTTACGGCGTGGTGATGTATGCGCTGTCGCCAAAAAGCAAAAACGCCAATTCGTTCTACAAAGGCGCAGATGATCAGGGCAATCCCGTTGGTCAGTGGTCACTAACCGCCAGTATCTTCATCAGTTGGATCTTTGCAAAATCGGTAACCAACGCAGCCAATCTCGGTGCAAGTTATGGCGTGGTCGGTGGTCTGGCCTATGCCAGCTATTGGCTGTCGATCCCGGTGGCCGGTTATGTGATCTACCTGATTCGCACCCAAACCGGCGCACGCAGCCTGCAAGAGTTCCTGACCTCACGATTTGGCCGCTTGGCGAGTCTCGCCTTTGCTGCCGCCATTCTGATTCGGCTTTATAACGAAATCTGGAGTAATACCGCGGTTGTCGGAGGTTATTTCGGCTTGCCGGGTGACTGGGAGTATTACGCCGCAGCGATGCTTTTCACGTTCTTTACTCTGGCCTACAGCCTCAAAGGCGGGCTGCGCTCTTCGATTTTCACCGATGTGATTCAAACCTTTGTTTTTGTGTTTTTCGTCGGTGCTGTGTTGTTTTTGGTGCTACCAGAAAACAACACTCGGTCGTTGCTGACCAATGGCGAATTTCGGTTAGAAGCCGGTGTGGATTTATTGCTGGTGGCGTTGCTGCAAATGTTCAGCTACCCGTTCCACGATCCGGTGCTGACCGATAGAGGCTTCGTCAACAAAGAGAAAACGATGCTTAAAAGCTTTGTGGTGGCGGGCCTGCTCGGCTTCGTGGCGGTGTTTATCTTCAGCCTGGTGGGGGTTCATGCCCGGTTGCACGGAATTGATTCCATGGGCAACGCGCCTGCCGCGGTTGGTCAGTCTTTGGGGCTGGCGGCATTGTTCTTCATGAGTGTGATCATGATGACTTCGGCCGGTTCGACGTTGGATTCTACCTTCACATCCCTGGCGAAATCCCTTGCGGTTGATTTACCCCGCTTGATCAAACGGGCCGGTAACAAGCTGCCCAGCATCCGCGTTGGCGCTGTGGTAATGGTGGTCTTTGCGTTGCTGGGTAACGTGCCCATGTTTGCAGGCACGGACATTCTGAAAGCCACCACCATCTCCGGAACCATGGTGATGGGGCTGGCGCCTGTCTTTCTATTCTATGGCTTTACCCGCTGGTCGCCGTGGAGTTTCCATTTGAGTTTCTGGACCGGGCTTGGTTTGGGCGTGCTGTTGACCCTCGGCTTGATTCCCCAGAGTTGGGCGATTGGTGAAGGTAAATACGCTCTGTTGTTGGGCGTCAATGCGTGGGGCATTTTGATTTGCAGCGCAGGGTTCTTTTTGCCGCTTGTCGTGCGCCGGCTGGCCGGTTTTTGGCTGGCTGGGCGCAAGGACGGTTCTGGTGCCTGGTAGTAACAAGGGGGCCCATCAGAAGGCGTTCTGGCAATGATGTTTGGAGCCCTAAAGGTTTTGTTGGTGATTATTTTTTATTGGCGCGATTTTAGTGCTTGGTCTATGTTTGGTGTTAGAGGGGCGAAATTCGGCTGATTGCCTGCGCTGCAGTGCTTTTGGCGGTGTTTGGTTCGGGTTTTGACCCTTGTGATCGCACGGTAGGGCGCGATTAAAAACAGGATTTCAAGAGACAGCCTGTGGGTAAATTGGGGCTTTCTCTTGAAATATATTTCGTGCTCTATATAATTTATGCCTAAATTTTGACGTGAAACGACAAAACATGACCTCAGAAGGATCGAATACCACCGCCATTACCTTGCGTACACCGACCAAGGATGATGGCTTCAGGCTCCACCAGTTGGTGGCGGAATGTCCTCCGCTGGACCCCAACTCGATTTACTGCAACCTCCTGCAGTGCAGCCATTTTGCCGAAACCGGCGTGGCCGCGGAGAAAGACGGCGATTTGGTCGGCTTTATCTCCGGATACATCCCTCCCCAACAGCCCGAAACAGTATTTGTCTGGCAGGTGGCCGTGCACGAGAAAGGTCGTGGACAAGGCTTGGCCAAGCGGATGCTGAAAGAAATCGTGGGCCGTGACGCGTGTAAGGGCGTTACTCATATGGAAACCACGATTACGGAAGACAACGACGCTTCCTGGGCTTTGTTCCGCTC
This window encodes:
- a CDS encoding radical SAM protein, which encodes MPLTEPQAPKGERIPAVEVLAPRARDSWTHTRNGDPRGYIDADRLKELWIHTGTACNLACPFCLEGSHPGDGRIPGMKLSDVKPFIHEAIEMGVEQFSFTGGEPFVIRDFVNTLNYASQHRPCFVLTNATEPLLKRRHQVLPLLDNPYPIHFRVSLDFPDRARHDKDRGDGSFELALEGIRWLIEQGFKVSVARQTDPGEVSAEVESAFRAIFREHDIPEDLAFTAFPDLGAPGSEDGSPEITEGCMEKYPTQESRAHFMCTYTRMLVKKGDQVRVYACTLVDDDPQYDLGGTLAESMDERIMLRHHRCFSCYRFGASCSAPV
- a CDS encoding sodium:solute symporter, with product MNATEGTLFWGFLVVYGVVMYALSPKSKNANSFYKGADDQGNPVGQWSLTASIFISWIFAKSVTNAANLGASYGVVGGLAYASYWLSIPVAGYVIYLIRTQTGARSLQEFLTSRFGRLASLAFAAAILIRLYNEIWSNTAVVGGYFGLPGDWEYYAAAMLFTFFTLAYSLKGGLRSSIFTDVIQTFVFVFFVGAVLFLVLPENNTRSLLTNGEFRLEAGVDLLLVALLQMFSYPFHDPVLTDRGFVNKEKTMLKSFVVAGLLGFVAVFIFSLVGVHARLHGIDSMGNAPAAVGQSLGLAALFFMSVIMMTSAGSTLDSTFTSLAKSLAVDLPRLIKRAGNKLPSIRVGAVVMVVFALLGNVPMFAGTDILKATTISGTMVMGLAPVFLFYGFTRWSPWSFHLSFWTGLGLGVLLTLGLIPQSWAIGEGKYALLLGVNAWGILICSAGFFLPLVVRRLAGFWLAGRKDGSGAW
- the ectA gene encoding diaminobutyrate acetyltransferase — encoded protein: MTSEGSNTTAITLRTPTKDDGFRLHQLVAECPPLDPNSIYCNLLQCSHFAETGVAAEKDGDLVGFISGYIPPQQPETVFVWQVAVHEKGRGQGLAKRMLKEIVGRDACKGVTHMETTITEDNDASWALFRSFARDLGAELTYHEHFEKGTHFGGKHDSEFLLRIGPFTKPV